Proteins found in one Takifugu flavidus isolate HTHZ2018 chromosome 7, ASM371156v2, whole genome shotgun sequence genomic segment:
- the mbd3b gene encoding methyl-CpG-binding domain protein 3b isoform X10: MDKNDPSGKKFRSKPQLARYLGNQMDLSSFDFRTGKMLMSKLNKNRQRLRYDNNNQNKGKPDLNTSLPVRQTASIFKQPVTKVTNHPNNKVKSDPQKAVDQPRQLFWEKKLSGLNAYDIAEELVKTMELPKGLQGVGPGCTDKTLLSAIASALHTSAAPITGQLSAAVEKNPGVWLNTAQPLCKAFIVTDEDIRKQEELVYSVRKRLEEALMADMLAHVEEAANEGEALKEEGNGSEEMESV; this comes from the exons ATGGATAAAAACGA TCCGTCTGGGAAGAAGTTTCGAAGCAAGCCCCAGCTGGCACGTTACCTTGGTAACCAGATGGACCTCAGCTCCTTTGACTTTCGCACAGGGAAGATGCTCATGAGCAAACTGAACAAGAACCGTCAGAGACTGCGCTATGACAACAACAACCAGAACAAG GGCAAACCTGACTTGAACACATCACTGCCTGTCAGGCAGACGGCGTCCATCTTCAAGCAGCCCGTCACAAAGGTCACAAACCACCCCAACAACAAAGTGAAGTCGGACCCTCAGAAAGCCGTCGACCAGCCCAGACAG ctgttttgGGAGAAGAAGCTCAGCGGTCTGAATGCCTACGACATCGCCGAGGAGCTGGTGAAAACAATGGAGCTGCCAAAAGGCCTTCAAG GCGTCGGCCCAGGCTGCACTGATAAAACTCTCCTGTCGGCCATCGCGAGCGCTCTGCACACCAGCGCCGCCCCCATCACTGGTCAGCTGTCTGCGGCCGTGGAGAAGAACCCTGGAGTGTGGCTCAACACGGCCCAGCCGCTGTGCAAGGCCTTTATCGTCACGGACGAGGACATCAG gaaacaggaggagctggtgtACAGCGTCAggaagaggctggaggaggcacTGATGGCTGATATGCTGGCCCATGTCGAGGAAGCCGCCAACGAAGGAGAAGCTCTGAAGGAGGAGGGCAACGGCAGCGAGGAGATGGAGAGCGTATAG
- the mbd3b gene encoding methyl-CpG-binding domain protein 3b isoform X8 yields MDKNDRGEEQDEEQSPSGKKFRSKPQLARYLGNQMDLSSFDFRTGKMLMSKLNKNRQRLRYDNNNQNKGKPDLNTSLPVRQTASIFKQPVTKVTNHPNNKVKSDPQKAVDQPRQLFWEKKLSGLNAYDIAEELVKTMELPKGLQGVGPGCTDKTLLSAIASALHTSAAPITGQLSAAVEKNPGVWLNTAQPLCKAFIVTDEDIRKQEELVYSVRKRLEEALMADMLAHVEEAANEGEALKEEGNGSEEMESV; encoded by the exons ATGGATAAAAACGA cagaggagaagagcaagATGAGGAACAGAG TCCGTCTGGGAAGAAGTTTCGAAGCAAGCCCCAGCTGGCACGTTACCTTGGTAACCAGATGGACCTCAGCTCCTTTGACTTTCGCACAGGGAAGATGCTCATGAGCAAACTGAACAAGAACCGTCAGAGACTGCGCTATGACAACAACAACCAGAACAAG GGCAAACCTGACTTGAACACATCACTGCCTGTCAGGCAGACGGCGTCCATCTTCAAGCAGCCCGTCACAAAGGTCACAAACCACCCCAACAACAAAGTGAAGTCGGACCCTCAGAAAGCCGTCGACCAGCCCAGACAG ctgttttgGGAGAAGAAGCTCAGCGGTCTGAATGCCTACGACATCGCCGAGGAGCTGGTGAAAACAATGGAGCTGCCAAAAGGCCTTCAAG GCGTCGGCCCAGGCTGCACTGATAAAACTCTCCTGTCGGCCATCGCGAGCGCTCTGCACACCAGCGCCGCCCCCATCACTGGTCAGCTGTCTGCGGCCGTGGAGAAGAACCCTGGAGTGTGGCTCAACACGGCCCAGCCGCTGTGCAAGGCCTTTATCGTCACGGACGAGGACATCAG gaaacaggaggagctggtgtACAGCGTCAggaagaggctggaggaggcacTGATGGCTGATATGCTGGCCCATGTCGAGGAAGCCGCCAACGAAGGAGAAGCTCTGAAGGAGGAGGGCAACGGCAGCGAGGAGATGGAGAGCGTATAG
- the mbd3b gene encoding methyl-CpG-binding domain protein 3b isoform X6: MDKNDRGEEQDEEQRQERGEAGRLYSLCPSGKKFRSKPQLARYLGNQMDLSSFDFRTGKMLMSKLNKNRQRLRYDNNNQNKGKPDLNTSLPVRQTASIFKQPVTKVTNHPNNKVKSDPQKAVDQPRQLFWEKKLSGLNAYDIAEELVKTMELPKGLQGVGPGCTDKTLLSAIASALHTSAAPITGQLSAAVEKNPGVWLNTAQPLCKAFIVTDEDIRKQEELVYSVRKRLEEALMADMLAHVEEAANEGEALKEEGNGSEEMESV, encoded by the exons ATGGATAAAAACGA cagaggagaagagcaagATGAGGAACAGAGgcaagagaggggggaggcggGTCGGTTGTATAGTCTGTG TCCGTCTGGGAAGAAGTTTCGAAGCAAGCCCCAGCTGGCACGTTACCTTGGTAACCAGATGGACCTCAGCTCCTTTGACTTTCGCACAGGGAAGATGCTCATGAGCAAACTGAACAAGAACCGTCAGAGACTGCGCTATGACAACAACAACCAGAACAAG GGCAAACCTGACTTGAACACATCACTGCCTGTCAGGCAGACGGCGTCCATCTTCAAGCAGCCCGTCACAAAGGTCACAAACCACCCCAACAACAAAGTGAAGTCGGACCCTCAGAAAGCCGTCGACCAGCCCAGACAG ctgttttgGGAGAAGAAGCTCAGCGGTCTGAATGCCTACGACATCGCCGAGGAGCTGGTGAAAACAATGGAGCTGCCAAAAGGCCTTCAAG GCGTCGGCCCAGGCTGCACTGATAAAACTCTCCTGTCGGCCATCGCGAGCGCTCTGCACACCAGCGCCGCCCCCATCACTGGTCAGCTGTCTGCGGCCGTGGAGAAGAACCCTGGAGTGTGGCTCAACACGGCCCAGCCGCTGTGCAAGGCCTTTATCGTCACGGACGAGGACATCAG gaaacaggaggagctggtgtACAGCGTCAggaagaggctggaggaggcacTGATGGCTGATATGCTGGCCCATGTCGAGGAAGCCGCCAACGAAGGAGAAGCTCTGAAGGAGGAGGGCAACGGCAGCGAGGAGATGGAGAGCGTATAG
- the mbd3b gene encoding methyl-CpG-binding domain protein 3b isoform X9, with protein MDKNEGEEQDEEQSPSGKKFRSKPQLARYLGNQMDLSSFDFRTGKMLMSKLNKNRQRLRYDNNNQNKGKPDLNTSLPVRQTASIFKQPVTKVTNHPNNKVKSDPQKAVDQPRQLFWEKKLSGLNAYDIAEELVKTMELPKGLQGVGPGCTDKTLLSAIASALHTSAAPITGQLSAAVEKNPGVWLNTAQPLCKAFIVTDEDIRKQEELVYSVRKRLEEALMADMLAHVEEAANEGEALKEEGNGSEEMESV; from the exons ATGGATAAAAACGA aggagaagagcaagATGAGGAACAGAG TCCGTCTGGGAAGAAGTTTCGAAGCAAGCCCCAGCTGGCACGTTACCTTGGTAACCAGATGGACCTCAGCTCCTTTGACTTTCGCACAGGGAAGATGCTCATGAGCAAACTGAACAAGAACCGTCAGAGACTGCGCTATGACAACAACAACCAGAACAAG GGCAAACCTGACTTGAACACATCACTGCCTGTCAGGCAGACGGCGTCCATCTTCAAGCAGCCCGTCACAAAGGTCACAAACCACCCCAACAACAAAGTGAAGTCGGACCCTCAGAAAGCCGTCGACCAGCCCAGACAG ctgttttgGGAGAAGAAGCTCAGCGGTCTGAATGCCTACGACATCGCCGAGGAGCTGGTGAAAACAATGGAGCTGCCAAAAGGCCTTCAAG GCGTCGGCCCAGGCTGCACTGATAAAACTCTCCTGTCGGCCATCGCGAGCGCTCTGCACACCAGCGCCGCCCCCATCACTGGTCAGCTGTCTGCGGCCGTGGAGAAGAACCCTGGAGTGTGGCTCAACACGGCCCAGCCGCTGTGCAAGGCCTTTATCGTCACGGACGAGGACATCAG gaaacaggaggagctggtgtACAGCGTCAggaagaggctggaggaggcacTGATGGCTGATATGCTGGCCCATGTCGAGGAAGCCGCCAACGAAGGAGAAGCTCTGAAGGAGGAGGGCAACGGCAGCGAGGAGATGGAGAGCGTATAG
- the mbd3b gene encoding methyl-CpG-binding domain protein 3b isoform X7 translates to MDKNEGEEQDEEQRQERGEAGRLYSLCPSGKKFRSKPQLARYLGNQMDLSSFDFRTGKMLMSKLNKNRQRLRYDNNNQNKGKPDLNTSLPVRQTASIFKQPVTKVTNHPNNKVKSDPQKAVDQPRQLFWEKKLSGLNAYDIAEELVKTMELPKGLQGVGPGCTDKTLLSAIASALHTSAAPITGQLSAAVEKNPGVWLNTAQPLCKAFIVTDEDIRKQEELVYSVRKRLEEALMADMLAHVEEAANEGEALKEEGNGSEEMESV, encoded by the exons ATGGATAAAAACGA aggagaagagcaagATGAGGAACAGAGgcaagagaggggggaggcggGTCGGTTGTATAGTCTGTG TCCGTCTGGGAAGAAGTTTCGAAGCAAGCCCCAGCTGGCACGTTACCTTGGTAACCAGATGGACCTCAGCTCCTTTGACTTTCGCACAGGGAAGATGCTCATGAGCAAACTGAACAAGAACCGTCAGAGACTGCGCTATGACAACAACAACCAGAACAAG GGCAAACCTGACTTGAACACATCACTGCCTGTCAGGCAGACGGCGTCCATCTTCAAGCAGCCCGTCACAAAGGTCACAAACCACCCCAACAACAAAGTGAAGTCGGACCCTCAGAAAGCCGTCGACCAGCCCAGACAG ctgttttgGGAGAAGAAGCTCAGCGGTCTGAATGCCTACGACATCGCCGAGGAGCTGGTGAAAACAATGGAGCTGCCAAAAGGCCTTCAAG GCGTCGGCCCAGGCTGCACTGATAAAACTCTCCTGTCGGCCATCGCGAGCGCTCTGCACACCAGCGCCGCCCCCATCACTGGTCAGCTGTCTGCGGCCGTGGAGAAGAACCCTGGAGTGTGGCTCAACACGGCCCAGCCGCTGTGCAAGGCCTTTATCGTCACGGACGAGGACATCAG gaaacaggaggagctggtgtACAGCGTCAggaagaggctggaggaggcacTGATGGCTGATATGCTGGCCCATGTCGAGGAAGCCGCCAACGAAGGAGAAGCTCTGAAGGAGGAGGGCAACGGCAGCGAGGAGATGGAGAGCGTATAG
- the mbd3b gene encoding methyl-CpG-binding domain protein 3b isoform X2 — protein sequence MEKKRWDCTALPKGWKMEEVTRKSGLSAGKSDVYYFRGEEQDEEQRQERGEAGRLYSLCPSGKKFRSKPQLARYLGNQMDLSSFDFRTGKMLMSKLNKNRQRLRYDNNNQNKGKPDLNTSLPVRQTASIFKQPVTKVTNHPNNKVKSDPQKAVDQPRQLFWEKKLSGLNAYDIAEELVKTMELPKGLQGVGPGCTDKTLLSAIASALHTSAAPITGQLSAAVEKNPGVWLNTAQPLCKAFIVTDEDIRKQEELVYSVRKRLEEALMADMLAHVEEAANEGEALKEEGNGSEEMESV from the exons ATGGAGAAGAAAAGGTGGGATTGCACTGCTCTCCCCAAGGGCTGGAAAATGGAAGAAGTGACCAGAAAGTCGGGTTTGTCAGCTGGAAAAAGCGATGTCTATTACTTTAG aggagaagagcaagATGAGGAACAGAGgcaagagaggggggaggcggGTCGGTTGTATAGTCTGTG TCCGTCTGGGAAGAAGTTTCGAAGCAAGCCCCAGCTGGCACGTTACCTTGGTAACCAGATGGACCTCAGCTCCTTTGACTTTCGCACAGGGAAGATGCTCATGAGCAAACTGAACAAGAACCGTCAGAGACTGCGCTATGACAACAACAACCAGAACAAG GGCAAACCTGACTTGAACACATCACTGCCTGTCAGGCAGACGGCGTCCATCTTCAAGCAGCCCGTCACAAAGGTCACAAACCACCCCAACAACAAAGTGAAGTCGGACCCTCAGAAAGCCGTCGACCAGCCCAGACAG ctgttttgGGAGAAGAAGCTCAGCGGTCTGAATGCCTACGACATCGCCGAGGAGCTGGTGAAAACAATGGAGCTGCCAAAAGGCCTTCAAG GCGTCGGCCCAGGCTGCACTGATAAAACTCTCCTGTCGGCCATCGCGAGCGCTCTGCACACCAGCGCCGCCCCCATCACTGGTCAGCTGTCTGCGGCCGTGGAGAAGAACCCTGGAGTGTGGCTCAACACGGCCCAGCCGCTGTGCAAGGCCTTTATCGTCACGGACGAGGACATCAG gaaacaggaggagctggtgtACAGCGTCAggaagaggctggaggaggcacTGATGGCTGATATGCTGGCCCATGTCGAGGAAGCCGCCAACGAAGGAGAAGCTCTGAAGGAGGAGGGCAACGGCAGCGAGGAGATGGAGAGCGTATAG
- the mbd3b gene encoding methyl-CpG-binding domain protein 3b isoform X1: MEKKRWDCTALPKGWKMEEVTRKSGLSAGKSDVYYFSRGEEQDEEQRQERGEAGRLYSLCPSGKKFRSKPQLARYLGNQMDLSSFDFRTGKMLMSKLNKNRQRLRYDNNNQNKGKPDLNTSLPVRQTASIFKQPVTKVTNHPNNKVKSDPQKAVDQPRQLFWEKKLSGLNAYDIAEELVKTMELPKGLQGVGPGCTDKTLLSAIASALHTSAAPITGQLSAAVEKNPGVWLNTAQPLCKAFIVTDEDIRKQEELVYSVRKRLEEALMADMLAHVEEAANEGEALKEEGNGSEEMESV, encoded by the exons ATGGAGAAGAAAAGGTGGGATTGCACTGCTCTCCCCAAGGGCTGGAAAATGGAAGAAGTGACCAGAAAGTCGGGTTTGTCAGCTGGAAAAAGCGATGTCTATTACTTTAG cagaggagaagagcaagATGAGGAACAGAGgcaagagaggggggaggcggGTCGGTTGTATAGTCTGTG TCCGTCTGGGAAGAAGTTTCGAAGCAAGCCCCAGCTGGCACGTTACCTTGGTAACCAGATGGACCTCAGCTCCTTTGACTTTCGCACAGGGAAGATGCTCATGAGCAAACTGAACAAGAACCGTCAGAGACTGCGCTATGACAACAACAACCAGAACAAG GGCAAACCTGACTTGAACACATCACTGCCTGTCAGGCAGACGGCGTCCATCTTCAAGCAGCCCGTCACAAAGGTCACAAACCACCCCAACAACAAAGTGAAGTCGGACCCTCAGAAAGCCGTCGACCAGCCCAGACAG ctgttttgGGAGAAGAAGCTCAGCGGTCTGAATGCCTACGACATCGCCGAGGAGCTGGTGAAAACAATGGAGCTGCCAAAAGGCCTTCAAG GCGTCGGCCCAGGCTGCACTGATAAAACTCTCCTGTCGGCCATCGCGAGCGCTCTGCACACCAGCGCCGCCCCCATCACTGGTCAGCTGTCTGCGGCCGTGGAGAAGAACCCTGGAGTGTGGCTCAACACGGCCCAGCCGCTGTGCAAGGCCTTTATCGTCACGGACGAGGACATCAG gaaacaggaggagctggtgtACAGCGTCAggaagaggctggaggaggcacTGATGGCTGATATGCTGGCCCATGTCGAGGAAGCCGCCAACGAAGGAGAAGCTCTGAAGGAGGAGGGCAACGGCAGCGAGGAGATGGAGAGCGTATAG
- the mbd3b gene encoding methyl-CpG-binding domain protein 3b isoform X5, protein MEKKRWDCTALPKGWKMEEVTRKSGLSAGKSDVYYFSPSGKKFRSKPQLARYLGNQMDLSSFDFRTGKMLMSKLNKNRQRLRYDNNNQNKGKPDLNTSLPVRQTASIFKQPVTKVTNHPNNKVKSDPQKAVDQPRQLFWEKKLSGLNAYDIAEELVKTMELPKGLQGVGPGCTDKTLLSAIASALHTSAAPITGQLSAAVEKNPGVWLNTAQPLCKAFIVTDEDIRKQEELVYSVRKRLEEALMADMLAHVEEAANEGEALKEEGNGSEEMESV, encoded by the exons ATGGAGAAGAAAAGGTGGGATTGCACTGCTCTCCCCAAGGGCTGGAAAATGGAAGAAGTGACCAGAAAGTCGGGTTTGTCAGCTGGAAAAAGCGATGTCTATTACTTTAG TCCGTCTGGGAAGAAGTTTCGAAGCAAGCCCCAGCTGGCACGTTACCTTGGTAACCAGATGGACCTCAGCTCCTTTGACTTTCGCACAGGGAAGATGCTCATGAGCAAACTGAACAAGAACCGTCAGAGACTGCGCTATGACAACAACAACCAGAACAAG GGCAAACCTGACTTGAACACATCACTGCCTGTCAGGCAGACGGCGTCCATCTTCAAGCAGCCCGTCACAAAGGTCACAAACCACCCCAACAACAAAGTGAAGTCGGACCCTCAGAAAGCCGTCGACCAGCCCAGACAG ctgttttgGGAGAAGAAGCTCAGCGGTCTGAATGCCTACGACATCGCCGAGGAGCTGGTGAAAACAATGGAGCTGCCAAAAGGCCTTCAAG GCGTCGGCCCAGGCTGCACTGATAAAACTCTCCTGTCGGCCATCGCGAGCGCTCTGCACACCAGCGCCGCCCCCATCACTGGTCAGCTGTCTGCGGCCGTGGAGAAGAACCCTGGAGTGTGGCTCAACACGGCCCAGCCGCTGTGCAAGGCCTTTATCGTCACGGACGAGGACATCAG gaaacaggaggagctggtgtACAGCGTCAggaagaggctggaggaggcacTGATGGCTGATATGCTGGCCCATGTCGAGGAAGCCGCCAACGAAGGAGAAGCTCTGAAGGAGGAGGGCAACGGCAGCGAGGAGATGGAGAGCGTATAG
- the mbd3b gene encoding methyl-CpG-binding domain protein 3b isoform X4, whose protein sequence is MEKKRWDCTALPKGWKMEEVTRKSGLSAGKSDVYYFRGEEQDEEQSPSGKKFRSKPQLARYLGNQMDLSSFDFRTGKMLMSKLNKNRQRLRYDNNNQNKGKPDLNTSLPVRQTASIFKQPVTKVTNHPNNKVKSDPQKAVDQPRQLFWEKKLSGLNAYDIAEELVKTMELPKGLQGVGPGCTDKTLLSAIASALHTSAAPITGQLSAAVEKNPGVWLNTAQPLCKAFIVTDEDIRKQEELVYSVRKRLEEALMADMLAHVEEAANEGEALKEEGNGSEEMESV, encoded by the exons ATGGAGAAGAAAAGGTGGGATTGCACTGCTCTCCCCAAGGGCTGGAAAATGGAAGAAGTGACCAGAAAGTCGGGTTTGTCAGCTGGAAAAAGCGATGTCTATTACTTTAG aggagaagagcaagATGAGGAACAGAG TCCGTCTGGGAAGAAGTTTCGAAGCAAGCCCCAGCTGGCACGTTACCTTGGTAACCAGATGGACCTCAGCTCCTTTGACTTTCGCACAGGGAAGATGCTCATGAGCAAACTGAACAAGAACCGTCAGAGACTGCGCTATGACAACAACAACCAGAACAAG GGCAAACCTGACTTGAACACATCACTGCCTGTCAGGCAGACGGCGTCCATCTTCAAGCAGCCCGTCACAAAGGTCACAAACCACCCCAACAACAAAGTGAAGTCGGACCCTCAGAAAGCCGTCGACCAGCCCAGACAG ctgttttgGGAGAAGAAGCTCAGCGGTCTGAATGCCTACGACATCGCCGAGGAGCTGGTGAAAACAATGGAGCTGCCAAAAGGCCTTCAAG GCGTCGGCCCAGGCTGCACTGATAAAACTCTCCTGTCGGCCATCGCGAGCGCTCTGCACACCAGCGCCGCCCCCATCACTGGTCAGCTGTCTGCGGCCGTGGAGAAGAACCCTGGAGTGTGGCTCAACACGGCCCAGCCGCTGTGCAAGGCCTTTATCGTCACGGACGAGGACATCAG gaaacaggaggagctggtgtACAGCGTCAggaagaggctggaggaggcacTGATGGCTGATATGCTGGCCCATGTCGAGGAAGCCGCCAACGAAGGAGAAGCTCTGAAGGAGGAGGGCAACGGCAGCGAGGAGATGGAGAGCGTATAG
- the mbd3b gene encoding methyl-CpG-binding domain protein 3b isoform X3, with product MEKKRWDCTALPKGWKMEEVTRKSGLSAGKSDVYYFSRGEEQDEEQSPSGKKFRSKPQLARYLGNQMDLSSFDFRTGKMLMSKLNKNRQRLRYDNNNQNKGKPDLNTSLPVRQTASIFKQPVTKVTNHPNNKVKSDPQKAVDQPRQLFWEKKLSGLNAYDIAEELVKTMELPKGLQGVGPGCTDKTLLSAIASALHTSAAPITGQLSAAVEKNPGVWLNTAQPLCKAFIVTDEDIRKQEELVYSVRKRLEEALMADMLAHVEEAANEGEALKEEGNGSEEMESV from the exons ATGGAGAAGAAAAGGTGGGATTGCACTGCTCTCCCCAAGGGCTGGAAAATGGAAGAAGTGACCAGAAAGTCGGGTTTGTCAGCTGGAAAAAGCGATGTCTATTACTTTAG cagaggagaagagcaagATGAGGAACAGAG TCCGTCTGGGAAGAAGTTTCGAAGCAAGCCCCAGCTGGCACGTTACCTTGGTAACCAGATGGACCTCAGCTCCTTTGACTTTCGCACAGGGAAGATGCTCATGAGCAAACTGAACAAGAACCGTCAGAGACTGCGCTATGACAACAACAACCAGAACAAG GGCAAACCTGACTTGAACACATCACTGCCTGTCAGGCAGACGGCGTCCATCTTCAAGCAGCCCGTCACAAAGGTCACAAACCACCCCAACAACAAAGTGAAGTCGGACCCTCAGAAAGCCGTCGACCAGCCCAGACAG ctgttttgGGAGAAGAAGCTCAGCGGTCTGAATGCCTACGACATCGCCGAGGAGCTGGTGAAAACAATGGAGCTGCCAAAAGGCCTTCAAG GCGTCGGCCCAGGCTGCACTGATAAAACTCTCCTGTCGGCCATCGCGAGCGCTCTGCACACCAGCGCCGCCCCCATCACTGGTCAGCTGTCTGCGGCCGTGGAGAAGAACCCTGGAGTGTGGCTCAACACGGCCCAGCCGCTGTGCAAGGCCTTTATCGTCACGGACGAGGACATCAG gaaacaggaggagctggtgtACAGCGTCAggaagaggctggaggaggcacTGATGGCTGATATGCTGGCCCATGTCGAGGAAGCCGCCAACGAAGGAGAAGCTCTGAAGGAGGAGGGCAACGGCAGCGAGGAGATGGAGAGCGTATAG